In a genomic window of Desulfurella sp.:
- a CDS encoding MurT ligase domain-containing protein: MLLDNDASYVLSLISAKAITKLAGLLKKGATALPGYFVEKLNPDFLKTISPQLENCVLVTGTNGKTTTSGLIVHLLTKENKKVINNHSGSNLKRGVISSIVPHLSLNKKFVQKFDYFVFECDEFALEKITQDIKANYIVMLNLFRDQLDRYGEIETIRKRWSTLIYNNPHVHYIANADDPSVASLFYKKDLKVSYFGLIDYKITQDNLKDVLFCPICGGRLDYKKRYFSHIGDYFCTNCDFKRPEPDLSAKIFQDSTKIEVNYREKKYFTTMPLQGKYNIYNIAASFLTCIELGYNIGELCANISDFKSTFGRYELINYKNKEIFLILVKNPVGFTQALESSIDDNKKNFIFILNDNIADGKDVSWIWDVNFDLLNNKINELMIGGTRMFDMALRIKYADIGVKKFIFFDTFKELFDKIEQSNNSTFHIFLTYTALIELKNHLSKKGYKSFYEQ, encoded by the coding sequence ATGCTATTAGATAACGACGCAAGTTATGTATTGTCCCTTATAAGCGCAAAGGCGATAACTAAATTAGCTGGATTATTAAAAAAGGGTGCTACTGCGTTACCAGGATATTTTGTCGAAAAGCTAAATCCTGATTTTTTAAAAACAATTAGTCCTCAATTGGAAAATTGTGTTTTAGTTACTGGGACAAACGGTAAAACAACAACATCAGGTTTGATAGTTCATTTATTAACAAAAGAAAATAAAAAGGTTATAAATAATCATTCCGGTTCTAACTTAAAGCGTGGGGTTATTAGTTCGATAGTTCCACACCTATCTTTAAACAAAAAATTTGTTCAAAAATTTGATTACTTTGTTTTTGAATGCGATGAATTTGCCTTAGAAAAGATAACTCAAGATATAAAAGCAAATTATATTGTTATGCTAAATTTATTTAGAGATCAATTGGATCGATATGGTGAAATAGAGACAATTAGAAAGAGGTGGAGTACTTTAATCTATAATAATCCTCATGTGCATTACATTGCTAATGCCGATGATCCTTCTGTTGCTTCTTTATTTTATAAAAAAGATCTAAAAGTTTCTTATTTTGGTTTAATCGATTATAAAATCACACAGGACAATCTTAAAGATGTTTTGTTTTGTCCAATTTGTGGAGGCAGATTGGATTATAAAAAACGCTATTTTTCTCACATTGGGGATTATTTTTGTACAAATTGCGACTTTAAAAGGCCTGAACCAGATTTGTCTGCAAAAATTTTTCAAGACTCAACAAAGATAGAAGTAAATTATCGTGAAAAAAAATATTTCACAACAATGCCATTGCAGGGAAAATACAATATTTATAACATTGCAGCATCATTTTTGACGTGTATAGAACTAGGTTATAATATAGGTGAATTATGTGCAAATATTTCGGATTTTAAATCTACATTTGGAAGATATGAACTCATTAATTATAAGAACAAAGAGATTTTTTTAATTTTGGTGAAAAATCCTGTTGGTTTTACACAAGCTTTAGAATCAAGCATTGATGATAATAAAAAAAATTTTATATTCATCCTCAATGATAACATAGCTGATGGTAAAGATGTTTCTTGGATCTGGGATGTGAATTTTGATCTATTAAATAACAAAATAAACGAATTAATGATTGGCGGTACCCGCATGTTTGATATGGCATTGAGAATAAAATATGCAGATATTGGCGTAAAAAAATTTATTTTTTTTGATACTTTCAAAGAGCTTTTTGACAAAATTGAACAATCAAATAATAGTACTTTCCATATATTTTTAACATACACAGCATTAATTGAATTAAAAAATCATTTAAGTAAGAAAGGTTATAAAAGTTTTTATGAACAATGA
- a CDS encoding P-II family nitrogen regulator has protein sequence MKKIEAIIKPFKLDSVKEGLNEIGIKGITISEVKGYGRQKGHTEIYRGAEYIVDFLPKIKIEVVVGDNQVDSVIEKIIENAKTGKVGDGKIFVIPIEEAIRIRTGEKGEDAV, from the coding sequence ATGAAAAAAATTGAAGCTATAATAAAGCCTTTTAAACTAGATAGCGTAAAAGAAGGTCTGAATGAAATCGGGATAAAGGGTATTACAATAAGTGAAGTTAAAGGCTATGGTAGACAGAAAGGTCATACAGAAATTTACAGAGGTGCAGAGTATATTGTTGATTTTTTACCAAAAATAAAAATAGAAGTTGTTGTAGGTGACAATCAGGTTGATTCAGTTATTGAGAAAATAATAGAAAATGCAAAAACTGGAAAAGTTGGTGATGGAAAAATTTTTGTAATACCTATTGAAGAAGCTATAAGGATAAGAACAGGCGAAAAAGGCGAAGATGCTGTATGA
- a CDS encoding 4-hydroxybenzoate octaprenyltransferase, with translation MSKLKQILSMIKFEHSIFALPFAYIGMLLSNHFNLKITILITIAMISARSVAMTLNRIIDYRIDSLNPRTKNRELPRGIVKLKEAWLFAIIFLCIFEVSAYLLNPLAFKLSFVALFFLVTYSYTKRFTWLCHIYLGITDAIAPLGGFVGAAGYLDMNIFYLALFVAFWIGGFDILYALQDLEFDLKNGVYSIPVKFGPNFARIIAAIFHLVAFVFLLITIYLYKLNYFAYIGAFLVLGLLIFEHLLVDPKDLKKINIAFFNINSYISIVLIVVFLLGRFVNV, from the coding sequence ATGAGTAAATTAAAACAAATTTTATCAATGATAAAATTTGAACATAGTATTTTTGCTTTACCCTTTGCTTATATTGGTATGCTATTATCAAATCACTTCAATTTAAAAATAACTATTTTAATAACTATAGCTATGATTAGCGCAAGAAGTGTTGCAATGACATTAAATCGAATTATTGACTATAGGATTGATAGTTTGAATCCCAGGACAAAAAATAGAGAATTGCCTCGGGGTATAGTTAAACTAAAAGAAGCATGGTTATTTGCCATTATTTTTCTTTGTATATTTGAGGTATCTGCTTATTTGCTTAATCCTTTAGCTTTTAAGTTATCATTTGTTGCTTTATTTTTTTTAGTTACTTATTCTTACACAAAAAGGTTTACATGGTTGTGTCACATCTATTTAGGTATAACAGATGCTATTGCTCCTTTGGGTGGATTTGTTGGTGCTGCAGGGTATTTGGATATGAATATTTTTTATCTGGCATTATTTGTAGCTTTTTGGATTGGTGGTTTTGATATCCTGTATGCTTTACAGGATTTAGAGTTTGACTTAAAAAATGGTGTTTATTCAATTCCAGTAAAGTTTGGCCCAAATTTTGCAAGAATAATTGCAGCTATATTTCATTTGGTAGCTTTTGTTTTTTTATTAATTACAATATATTTATATAAGCTAAATTACTTTGCTTATATCGGGGCTTTTTTGGTTTTGGGTTTATTGATTTTTGAACATCTTTTAGTTGATCCCAAAGATTTAAAGAAAATTAATATTGCTTTTTTTAATATAAATAGTTATATTAGCATAGTGCTGATTGTTGTATTTTTATTAGGTAGGTTTGTAAATGTCTGA
- the pgsA gene encoding CDP-diacylglycerol--glycerol-3-phosphate 3-phosphatidyltransferase, which produces MVIHKSIPNVLSITRIIITVPVILLLESHHNYTALVLFLIGALSDYLDGYLARKKKLVSNIGKLLDPLADKIFVISLFVAMIKIINVPYWLVLIIIFREFAVTGLRAQLAAKNFILPALIQGKIKTFSQFVALGFLIVGYQNKTFFDIGMIFLYITVITTLTSGIEYYIRYWKAINE; this is translated from the coding sequence ATGGTAATTCATAAAAGTATTCCAAATGTTTTATCAATAACACGAATTATTATAACCGTTCCTGTAATACTTTTGCTTGAGTCTCATCACAATTACACGGCTTTGGTACTTTTTTTGATAGGCGCCTTAAGTGACTATCTTGATGGTTATCTGGCAAGGAAAAAGAAACTTGTGAGTAATATAGGTAAATTGCTAGATCCGCTTGCAGATAAAATTTTTGTTATAAGTTTGTTTGTTGCTATGATTAAGATAATAAATGTACCATATTGGCTTGTTTTAATAATAATTTTTAGAGAATTTGCTGTTACAGGCTTAAGAGCGCAACTTGCAGCAAAAAATTTTATTTTGCCAGCCCTTATTCAAGGTAAGATTAAAACTTTTAGTCAATTTGTTGCTTTAGGTTTTTTAATTGTAGGTTATCAAAATAAAACTTTTTTCGATATAGGTATGATTTTTCTTTATATTACAGTAATCACAACTTTAACTTCAGGTATTGAATACTACATTAGGTATTGGAAAGCAATTAATGAGTAA